Below is a genomic region from Chloroflexota bacterium.
CGGTGGTTTCGCCTTTGGAACAACTCAGTGCGCGTGAACGTGAAGTGATGCACCTGGCTATCGAGGGGAAATCCAGCGCCGAAATCGCGACACTCTTGCATATATCGCTGAGCACAGTGAATACCTATCGCAGCCGCCTGATGGGGAAATTGGGCGTATCGGATATTGCCAGTCTGGTGCGCTATGCGGCAGAGCATGGTTTGATGTCAGTGAGCTGATCTCACCCATACAAACGAAAGCGAAAGCCCAAAAAACAGGGTGTGAGGATGCGGCCGCATTCTCACACCCTGTTTTTTGGGTTCGGTTGCCAGAGTCAAACTTTTACTACATCCAGCGTCATCCTTTCGTGACAGACAAAAATTCCCGCTTGTTCTATAGTTGGCTTATAAAGATAGCTTTCTAATTCAGCTAATTCTCTCTGCGAAGGCGTTAGCCTGAGCAGTT
It encodes:
- a CDS encoding helix-turn-helix transcriptional regulator, with protein sequence VVSPLEQLSAREREVMHLAIEGKSSAEIATLLHISLSTVNTYRSRLMGKLGVSDIASLVRYAAEHGLMSVS